One genomic segment of Danio aesculapii chromosome 15, fDanAes4.1, whole genome shotgun sequence includes these proteins:
- the spartb gene encoding spartin b isoform X4: MEQAKQDRFDHARLQVIKDGYEKAFECINKGLNEDEAGHKEEALKLYQQGRQHLLRALSVPSQGVECVGPSWESARQMQHKMQETLSNITTRLAMLEITPAPNEVSNGTAAAQKLYPEVPKVMPQRPTPPQTINDRVAGASGGQTSPTVQPNILCEQPPAYTPQAADGHLTISYGTDSGELSVVGDEFYSHTTNSTPAGSSLGEDGEELFFLPQGVQIFFVTPEGHVSAPSYPGYLRIVKFTSEHSERIPNRPPAFLQVCDWLYPLMSSDSPVLLCNTGVYMFPDMMSPTPGSYVGVVLSSELPQKERELFQNVLSQLTDLRVQASDGATDTINLGQKVPLGPPAAEAAPPTPEEEKVLPEWSEKVAQGILTGASWLSWGLVKGAEYTGKAIHKGASKLREHITPEDKPAQVSPTVSKSLHVAKQATGGAVKVSQFLVDGLCTVAGHVGRELAPHVKKHGGKLIPESMKKDKDGRSNIDGAMVVAASGVQGFATMWTGLEVAAKNIAKSVATETVTTVKHKFRGLENISDTPNENK; this comes from the exons ATGGAGCAAGCAAAGCAAGATCGATTTGATCACGCCAGGCTGCAGGTGATCAAAGATGGCTACGAGAAGGCATTTGAATGCATCAATAAAGGACTGAACGAGGATGAAGcaggccacaaagaagaagctctCAAACTGTATCAACAGGGGCGGCAGCACCTCCTCAGGGCTCTCAGTGTGCCCTCACAGGGCGTAGAGTGTGTGGGTCCTTCCTGGGAATCGGCTAGACAAATGCAACACAAGATGCAGGAGACCCTCAGCAACATCACCACCCGTCTAGCCATGTTAGAAATCACTCCGGCTCCAAACGAAGTCTCAAATGGCACAGCAGCCGCTCAGAAACTCTACCCTGAAGTCCCGAAGGTGATGCCACAGAGGCCGACTCCACCACAAACCATCAACGACAGAGTTGCAGGAGCGTCAGGTGGGCAGACGTCTCCTACAGTACAACCCAATATATTATGCGAGCAGCCGCCTGCATACACCCCTCAAGCTGCTGATGGACATCTGACCATCTCCTATGGCACAGATTCAGGCGAACTCTCTGTGGTTGGCGATGAGTTTTACAGTCATACAACTAATTCTACACCTGCTGGGAGTAGTCTGGGGGAGGATGGAGAGGAACTGTTTTTTCTTCCTCAAGGggtgcagattttttttgtcaccCCTGAGGGGCACGTGAGTGCTCCTTCTTACCCAGGGTACCTGCGCATTGTGAAGTTCACCAGTGAGCATTCAGAAAGGATTCCCAACAGACCGCCTGCCTTTCTCCAG GTTTGTGACTGGCTGTACCCCCTGATGTCCTCTGACTCTCCAGTCCTGCTCTGCAACACTGGGGTCTACATGTTCCCCGACATGATGTCTCCCACTCCGGGCTCATATGTCGGGGTGGTCCTTTCATCTGAGCTTCCCCAGAAGGAGCGTGAGCTCTTCCAGAATGTTCTGTCTCAGCTGACTGACCTGCGTGTCCAG GCATCAGATGGTGCAACCGACACCATTAACCTGGGTCAGAAGGTGCCGTTGGGGCCTCCAGCAGCTGAAGCAGCGCCACCTACTCCTGAGGAGGAAAAGGTGCTTCCTGAATGGAGTGAGAAGGTGGCACAGGGCATCCTGACTG GAGCTTCATGGCTGAGCTGGGGGCTCGTGAAAGGAGCAGAGTACACAGGGAAAGCCATACATAAAGGAGCATCGAAACTCCGAGAGCACATCACTCCAGAAGACAAACCAGCTCAAGTCAGTCCCACTGTATCCAAAAGCCTCCATGTAGCCAAACAAGCCACAGGAGGAGCTGTGAAGGTCAGCCAGTTCCTTG TGGATGGACTGTGCACTGTTGCTGGACATGTTGGACGTGAGTTGGCTCCACATGTGAAGAAACATGGAGGGAAGCTCATCCCAGAGTCTATGAAGAAAGACAAGGATGGACGATCCAATATTGACGGTGCCATGGTGGTGGCAGCAAGTGGAGTTCAAG GATTTGCAACGATGTGGACGGGGTTAGAGGTTGCAGCAAAGAACATCGCAAAGAGTGTTGCTACTGAAACAGTTACCACAGTAAAACACAA ATTTAGGGGTCTGGAGAACATTTCAGACACCCCAAATGAAAACAAGTAG
- the spartb gene encoding spartin b isoform X3 — MEQAKQDRFDHARLQVIKDGYEKAFECINKGLNEDEAGHKEEALKLYQQGRQHLLRALSVPSQGVECVGPSWESARQMQHKMQETLSNITTRLAMLEITPAPNEVSNGTAAAQKLYPEVPKVMPQRPTPPQTINDRVAGASGGQTSPTVQPNILCEQPPAYTPQAADGHLTISYGTDSGELSVVGDEFYSHTTNSTPAGSSLGEDGEELFFLPQGVQIFFVTPEGHVSAPSYPGYLRIVKFTSEHSERIPNRPPAFLQVCDWLYPLMSSDSPVLLCNTGVYMFPDMMSPTPGSYVGVVLSSELPQKERELFQNVLSQLTDLRVQVSCPCVLSHPTSETQGSAEASEQASDGATDTINLGQKVPLGPPAAEAAPPTPEEEKVLPEWSEKVAQGILTGASWLSWGLVKGAEYTGKAIHKGASKLREHITPEDKPAQVSPTVSKSLHVAKQATGGAVKVSQFLVDGLCTVAGHVGRELAPHVKKHGGKLIPESMKKDKDGRSNIDGAMVVAASGVQGFATMWTGLEVAAKNIAKSVATETVTTVKHKFRGLENISDTPNENK; from the exons ATGGAGCAAGCAAAGCAAGATCGATTTGATCACGCCAGGCTGCAGGTGATCAAAGATGGCTACGAGAAGGCATTTGAATGCATCAATAAAGGACTGAACGAGGATGAAGcaggccacaaagaagaagctctCAAACTGTATCAACAGGGGCGGCAGCACCTCCTCAGGGCTCTCAGTGTGCCCTCACAGGGCGTAGAGTGTGTGGGTCCTTCCTGGGAATCGGCTAGACAAATGCAACACAAGATGCAGGAGACCCTCAGCAACATCACCACCCGTCTAGCCATGTTAGAAATCACTCCGGCTCCAAACGAAGTCTCAAATGGCACAGCAGCCGCTCAGAAACTCTACCCTGAAGTCCCGAAGGTGATGCCACAGAGGCCGACTCCACCACAAACCATCAACGACAGAGTTGCAGGAGCGTCAGGTGGGCAGACGTCTCCTACAGTACAACCCAATATATTATGCGAGCAGCCGCCTGCATACACCCCTCAAGCTGCTGATGGACATCTGACCATCTCCTATGGCACAGATTCAGGCGAACTCTCTGTGGTTGGCGATGAGTTTTACAGTCATACAACTAATTCTACACCTGCTGGGAGTAGTCTGGGGGAGGATGGAGAGGAACTGTTTTTTCTTCCTCAAGGggtgcagattttttttgtcaccCCTGAGGGGCACGTGAGTGCTCCTTCTTACCCAGGGTACCTGCGCATTGTGAAGTTCACCAGTGAGCATTCAGAAAGGATTCCCAACAGACCGCCTGCCTTTCTCCAG GTTTGTGACTGGCTGTACCCCCTGATGTCCTCTGACTCTCCAGTCCTGCTCTGCAACACTGGGGTCTACATGTTCCCCGACATGATGTCTCCCACTCCGGGCTCATATGTCGGGGTGGTCCTTTCATCTGAGCTTCCCCAGAAGGAGCGTGAGCTCTTCCAGAATGTTCTGTCTCAGCTGACTGACCTGCGTGTCCAGGTGAGCTGTCCCTGTGTCCTCTCCCATCCCACCTCAGAAACACAGGGCTCAGCTGAGGCTTCGGAGCAG GCATCAGATGGTGCAACCGACACCATTAACCTGGGTCAGAAGGTGCCGTTGGGGCCTCCAGCAGCTGAAGCAGCGCCACCTACTCCTGAGGAGGAAAAGGTGCTTCCTGAATGGAGTGAGAAGGTGGCACAGGGCATCCTGACTG GAGCTTCATGGCTGAGCTGGGGGCTCGTGAAAGGAGCAGAGTACACAGGGAAAGCCATACATAAAGGAGCATCGAAACTCCGAGAGCACATCACTCCAGAAGACAAACCAGCTCAAGTCAGTCCCACTGTATCCAAAAGCCTCCATGTAGCCAAACAAGCCACAGGAGGAGCTGTGAAGGTCAGCCAGTTCCTTG TGGATGGACTGTGCACTGTTGCTGGACATGTTGGACGTGAGTTGGCTCCACATGTGAAGAAACATGGAGGGAAGCTCATCCCAGAGTCTATGAAGAAAGACAAGGATGGACGATCCAATATTGACGGTGCCATGGTGGTGGCAGCAAGTGGAGTTCAAG GATTTGCAACGATGTGGACGGGGTTAGAGGTTGCAGCAAAGAACATCGCAAAGAGTGTTGCTACTGAAACAGTTACCACAGTAAAACACAA ATTTAGGGGTCTGGAGAACATTTCAGACACCCCAAATGAAAACAAGTAG